The Bacteroidia bacterium genome includes a region encoding these proteins:
- a CDS encoding PQQ-dependent sugar dehydrogenase, protein MAGLQKSNLAGLSISMMFLLFILSSCESKSAQERPSFEKPKFIIQLAETRLLVSEVVNDLEEPWEISWGADDHLWFTEKKGNIMRMNPLTGKVKKVLHIPEVFSGGNTPGLLGLVLHPNFKQEPYVYMHYNYIDSTITGEFNRNGNPNYVAARFLRYSYSFEEDSLIQPEPLLHDLPARIAHNGSRLAISDDNKLLFAIGDVIVSDYAQTELTLPGKVLRMNLDGSVPEDNPIPDSYFYSMGHRNPQGLVAANGKIYSSEHGPNNDDEINLIKAGANYGWPFVEGYCDKENEMAFCDSVKVSEPIYTWTPTIAPAGLDFYGHTAIPEWNNKLLLTTLKGRALWAFELNETGEEIVDESIYLQKQFGRLRDLCVSSTGDVYLVTSNSDWHIPRFGWMYDNVPKNGNDRVLKISVLQPNEEETYAHLISFPEDSEPIPMFVQDTRVPDVVGAKAYRENCASCHLPGGEGIPDFSPPLLETATVSNKSKLIEVALFGMAGEIEVKGKKYNDIMPGFAVGLSDQELRDIVNYVRTHLNNHSDSVSLAEIKEKRNSQSL, encoded by the coding sequence ATGGCTGGACTACAAAAAAGCAATCTCGCAGGGCTGAGCATCAGCATGATGTTCCTCCTCTTCATATTGAGTAGTTGCGAAAGTAAAAGTGCTCAGGAACGTCCTTCTTTTGAGAAGCCTAAATTTATCATCCAGCTAGCTGAAACCCGACTCCTGGTCAGTGAGGTAGTAAATGATTTGGAAGAACCCTGGGAAATCAGCTGGGGAGCAGATGATCATCTCTGGTTCACGGAAAAAAAGGGGAATATCATGCGTATGAATCCCCTTACAGGAAAGGTGAAAAAGGTACTACATATCCCGGAAGTTTTTTCGGGGGGCAATACACCCGGCCTCTTAGGCTTGGTATTGCATCCGAATTTCAAACAGGAGCCCTATGTATACATGCACTACAACTATATCGACTCTACGATTACCGGAGAATTTAACCGCAATGGGAATCCCAATTATGTAGCAGCCAGATTTCTGCGATATTCCTATTCATTTGAGGAAGATAGCCTGATACAGCCAGAACCCCTCTTACATGATCTTCCTGCTCGAATCGCACACAATGGTTCCAGACTCGCGATAAGTGATGACAATAAGCTCCTTTTTGCTATAGGCGATGTGATCGTCTCTGATTATGCACAGACAGAGCTGACGCTACCAGGCAAAGTTCTTCGAATGAATCTGGATGGAAGTGTTCCGGAAGACAATCCTATTCCCGATAGTTATTTCTATTCTATGGGGCACAGAAATCCTCAGGGGCTGGTTGCAGCAAATGGGAAAATATACTCATCTGAACATGGCCCAAATAATGATGATGAAATCAATCTGATCAAAGCGGGTGCCAATTATGGTTGGCCCTTTGTGGAAGGATATTGCGATAAAGAAAACGAAATGGCTTTTTGCGATTCCGTAAAAGTTAGTGAACCCATATATACCTGGACTCCAACGATTGCTCCGGCAGGCCTGGATTTTTATGGTCATACAGCCATTCCTGAATGGAATAACAAACTCCTCCTCACAACTTTAAAGGGACGGGCACTTTGGGCATTTGAGCTTAATGAAACGGGGGAAGAAATTGTAGATGAAAGTATTTATCTGCAGAAACAATTTGGTCGTCTTCGAGATTTGTGTGTGTCCTCTACCGGGGATGTATATCTCGTTACCAGCAATTCAGACTGGCACATCCCTCGATTCGGATGGATGTATGACAATGTACCTAAAAACGGCAATGATCGGGTATTGAAGATTTCTGTACTCCAGCCAAATGAGGAAGAGACTTATGCTCACCTGATCAGTTTCCCTGAAGATAGTGAGCCTATACCTATGTTTGTTCAGGATACGAGGGTACCAGATGTAGTTGGGGCAAAGGCTTATAGAGAAAACTGCGCATCTTGCCATTTACCCGGTGGAGAAGGAATTCCTGACTTTAGTCCTCCCCTATTAGAGACAGCGACAGTATCCAACAAATCAAAACTGATTGAAGTAGCTCTATTTGGGATGGCTGGAGAGATCGAGGTGAAAGGGAAGAAATACAATGATATCATGCCTGGTTTTGCAGTAGGTCTTTCTGATCAGGAGCTCAGGGATATAGTAAACTACGTACGTACTCACCTGAATAATCATTCAGATTCTGTAAGCCTTGCAGAAATAAAGGAGAAAAGAAATAGTCAAAGTTTGTGA
- a CDS encoding universal stress protein, translated as MKTYLFATDFSKHAHEALLYAIPFVKNMNGELLLYHTYDFANPYVEVPPYLLDKLTEDKEKAAIKELRSLQAYVAKIDPELPCTYTTSLGPFVSNVIGYAKEEGIAAILMGTKGASGLKKIFVGSNTTDVLGNAQCPVIAIPEKTHFQGIKKIVYAADFRDENGFILRQLRDLAKKFDAEIEILYVVIENATLDMDVYDWYQVAVREILADQRVSFKVAREKDVRTGISKYLANHPADLLVMATHKMNWFKRLFKPSETKNQAYQIQAPMLVFHAGVEEKALLSSYGS; from the coding sequence ATGAAAACTTATCTATTTGCCACCGATTTTTCCAAACATGCTCACGAAGCTTTGCTTTATGCCATCCCTTTTGTAAAAAATATGAATGGAGAGTTATTGCTGTACCATACCTATGACTTTGCCAACCCATATGTAGAAGTTCCTCCTTACTTATTAGATAAGTTGACAGAGGACAAAGAGAAAGCAGCCATAAAGGAATTAAGGTCACTTCAAGCCTACGTGGCCAAGATTGATCCTGAGCTTCCCTGTACCTACACGACTTCTCTGGGACCTTTCGTTTCTAATGTCATAGGTTATGCAAAAGAAGAAGGCATAGCCGCTATTTTGATGGGAACCAAAGGAGCCAGCGGATTAAAAAAGATCTTTGTAGGGAGCAATACAACTGATGTTTTGGGAAATGCCCAATGCCCGGTTATCGCCATTCCTGAAAAAACTCATTTTCAAGGTATAAAGAAGATCGTATATGCTGCTGATTTTCGAGATGAAAATGGTTTCATCTTAAGGCAGCTACGTGATCTCGCCAAAAAATTCGATGCAGAGATTGAGATTCTGTATGTGGTGATTGAAAATGCAACCCTGGATATGGATGTATATGACTGGTACCAGGTGGCCGTCCGGGAAATTCTGGCTGATCAGCGGGTGAGTTTTAAAGTAGCCCGGGAAAAAGATGTCAGGACAGGCATTTCGAAATATTTAGCCAATCATCCAGCAGATCTTCTGGTCATGGCTACCCATAAAATGAACTGGTTCAAGCGATTGTTCAAACCCAGTGAAACCAAAAATCAGGCCTATCAAATTCAAGCTCCTATGCTGGTATTCCATGCAGGAGTTGAAGAAAAAGCATTACTCAGTTCCTATGGCTCTTGA
- a CDS encoding response regulator transcription factor yields the protein MKPIKIILVDDHSLIRDAIRAHLSTENYQIIAEAGNGKEALAIMENELPDIVFMDINMPEQDGISTSREIKKKYPQVEIIALSMLQESQYIRQMFEAGAKGYLLKNCSEEDLKQAIEHVLEGKVYYSPEVSDSLIQGFVQPRQNTTAGSVSIKLTNREKEVLALIAQEFSNREIAEKLFISIRTVDAHRRNLLEKTGSKNAAGLTLFALKMGLIDPK from the coding sequence ATGAAGCCGATTAAAATAATATTGGTTGATGATCATTCTTTGATTCGGGATGCCATACGGGCGCATCTGAGCACAGAAAATTATCAGATAATTGCTGAAGCTGGCAATGGCAAAGAAGCCCTGGCTATCATGGAAAATGAATTGCCAGATATTGTCTTTATGGACATAAATATGCCGGAGCAAGATGGAATTAGTACAAGCCGGGAGATCAAAAAAAAATATCCACAGGTCGAGATTATTGCCCTAAGCATGTTGCAGGAGTCTCAGTATATCCGGCAAATGTTTGAAGCGGGAGCCAAAGGTTACCTTTTAAAGAATTGCAGCGAAGAAGATTTAAAACAAGCCATTGAACATGTACTTGAAGGGAAAGTTTATTATAGCCCTGAAGTTTCTGACAGCCTTATTCAAGGCTTTGTTCAACCCAGGCAAAACACCACTGCCGGTTCCGTCAGCATAAAACTCACCAATCGGGAAAAGGAAGTGCTGGCTTTGATCGCACAGGAATTTTCAAATCGGGAGATCGCCGAAAAACTCTTTATAAGCATCCGAACAGTAGATGCCCATCGGCGAAATTTATTGGAGAAAACCGGTTCCAAAAATGCGGCTGGTCTTACCCTCTTTGCCTTGAAAATGGGATTGATCGATCCTAAATGA
- a CDS encoding histidine kinase, translated as MEWLVGIALLVLSALILWIIVRQYLLLQKYKELIPEVKDSQDDKELLAGIMRNLPGMVYRSKHDGKYTPLFVSEGVKGLIGLSPEEVKIQGITGSQLIPEEFLIKQLEKTRKAVKEGGIHESIFPFDINGKRIWVLNRFFASGISDDGFPVTDGIIIDISKQIESEEALKENSKMLSLIFNGTKDYMGLVRVGEEGLMVMSVNESLIKGFAHSGVDIQEANERELSLKEFLTLTLEYQQDLVDMRLRHIKDSIKSGETAYFEETIRRPDRGVAFLETQAIPLRARGDIVTHVLYVSRDVTRKRLADDTLLSAVIDAEDKEKNRIAKEIHDSLGQLLTSAAMNFKRLRKQIEGHEEMKSAYQAGLDNLHTAIEESRNIAYGLMPKAIHDFGLVLALESLLEGLRKASEIVFLFSHNLGSERLGKKVERSLYRIAQVSLDNILKHARASEVSIQLLKHEGGLSFMIEDDGVGFDKKTFVLGNSMGFNSLKTRVMSLMGTLDIESDMGKGTLIHVEIPLLKADEAD; from the coding sequence ATGGAATGGTTGGTAGGTATTGCATTGCTGGTCTTATCGGCTTTGATCCTATGGATTATTGTCCGACAGTATCTGCTATTGCAAAAATACAAAGAGCTGATTCCAGAGGTAAAGGACTCCCAGGATGATAAAGAATTGCTTGCAGGAATCATGCGAAATCTACCAGGCATGGTTTATCGCTCCAAACATGATGGAAAATATACCCCTCTCTTTGTAAGTGAAGGGGTAAAAGGGCTTATAGGTTTGAGTCCTGAGGAGGTGAAAATTCAGGGAATTACGGGTTCTCAATTAATTCCTGAGGAATTTCTGATAAAGCAATTGGAGAAAACCCGAAAAGCAGTTAAGGAGGGAGGGATTCATGAGTCCATATTTCCTTTCGATATCAATGGTAAAAGGATATGGGTACTCAATCGTTTCTTTGCAAGTGGTATTTCTGATGATGGATTTCCTGTAACCGATGGTATCATCATCGACATCAGTAAGCAAATTGAAAGTGAGGAGGCTTTGAAGGAGAATAGCAAGATGCTTTCTCTCATCTTCAATGGAACCAAAGACTATATGGGCCTTGTCAGGGTAGGAGAGGAGGGCCTGATGGTTATGTCGGTAAATGAAAGCCTGATTAAAGGTTTTGCACATTCGGGTGTAGATATACAGGAAGCCAACGAGCGAGAATTAAGTTTAAAAGAGTTTTTAACCCTAACCCTGGAGTACCAACAAGATTTGGTGGATATGAGGCTTCGGCATATCAAAGATTCAATAAAGAGTGGAGAGACTGCCTATTTCGAAGAGACGATCAGGAGACCGGATAGAGGGGTAGCTTTTCTGGAAACCCAGGCTATTCCTTTGCGGGCACGGGGAGATATCGTAACACATGTTTTATATGTTTCTCGGGATGTTACACGCAAACGTTTAGCAGATGACACCCTGCTTTCAGCGGTCATAGATGCAGAAGACAAAGAGAAAAACCGTATTGCAAAAGAGATTCACGATTCTCTTGGACAATTGCTGACTTCGGCAGCCATGAATTTTAAACGCTTGCGCAAGCAAATCGAGGGACATGAAGAGATGAAATCCGCCTACCAGGCAGGTTTGGACAATTTGCATACGGCCATTGAAGAGAGCAGGAACATCGCTTATGGTTTGATGCCAAAAGCCATTCATGATTTTGGATTGGTACTTGCTCTGGAGTCCTTATTAGAAGGATTGCGCAAAGCCTCTGAGATTGTTTTTCTCTTCAGCCATAATCTGGGAAGTGAAAGACTTGGGAAAAAAGTAGAAAGAAGTTTATATCGCATCGCTCAGGTGAGTCTTGACAATATCCTGAAACATGCCAGAGCCTCTGAGGTAAGTATACAACTCCTGAAACATGAGGGAGGTCTAAGTTTTATGATTGAGGATGATGGCGTAGGTTTTGACAAAAAAACTTTTGTTTTAGGTAATAGTATGGGTTTCAACAGTTTAAAAACCCGTGTAATGTCTCTTATGGGGACCCTTGATATTGAAAGTGATATGGGGAAAGGAACCTTAATACATGTTGAAATTCCTTTATTAAAAGCGGATGAAGCCGATTAA
- a CDS encoding response regulator: MSEILFIDDNEADYFLFEMLLKKRGIDQKIIWLDNGELAREYLFREGQFEGLGKLQANIIFLDLNIPRIDGFELLELLRQHPQAEELSIIIHSSSSFQKDIETAYELGASLYLEKKIDVDEYEVNIARALEFLKAQKQTGNPG; encoded by the coding sequence ATGTCAGAGATTCTTTTCATTGATGACAATGAGGCCGATTATTTCCTCTTTGAGATGTTATTGAAAAAGAGAGGGATAGATCAGAAAATAATATGGCTGGATAATGGCGAGCTTGCTAGAGAATATCTCTTTCGGGAAGGCCAATTTGAGGGGTTAGGGAAACTCCAGGCCAATATTATTTTTCTGGACCTGAACATTCCCCGCATAGATGGATTTGAATTGCTGGAACTTCTTCGCCAACATCCCCAGGCGGAAGAACTATCTATCATCATCCACAGTAGTTCATCTTTTCAAAAGGATATTGAAACGGCTTATGAACTGGGAGCCAGCCTTTATCTCGAAAAGAAAATTGACGTGGATGAGTATGAAGTAAACATTGCCCGAGCCCTGGAATTTCTGAAAGCTCAAAAACAGACAGGAAATCCCGGCTAA
- a CDS encoding peroxiredoxin-like family protein translates to MNDQNKSLQAQLDAKKALWAEKASDQVKRAYKEGIDAVVESGVESLAKQVGDQAPDFKLTNAAGDEIRLSDYLKKGPVVLTWYRGGWCPYCNITLRQLQLELPNFQARGASLIALTPELPDRSLSTQEKHALDFEVLSDIGNKIARVYGIVFKLTEEVGEMYQNAFDLHGYNGDESKELPLAATYVIGSNAKIEYAFLDAEYRNRAEPSEILTVLERIQA, encoded by the coding sequence ATGAACGATCAAAACAAATCTTTGCAAGCTCAATTGGACGCAAAAAAAGCATTATGGGCTGAGAAGGCATCAGATCAGGTGAAAAGAGCCTATAAAGAAGGCATAGATGCTGTAGTAGAATCAGGAGTTGAGTCTCTGGCCAAACAAGTAGGTGATCAGGCTCCTGACTTTAAGCTAACAAATGCGGCTGGAGATGAAATCCGTTTATCAGATTATCTAAAAAAAGGGCCTGTTGTTTTGACCTGGTATAGAGGAGGCTGGTGTCCGTATTGTAATATCACTTTACGTCAGTTACAGCTTGAACTTCCCAATTTTCAGGCGAGAGGAGCCAGTTTGATAGCCCTGACACCAGAATTGCCCGACAGATCTTTAAGTACACAGGAAAAACATGCCCTGGATTTCGAAGTACTAAGTGATATCGGAAATAAAATAGCAAGGGTCTATGGGATAGTTTTCAAACTCACAGAAGAAGTAGGAGAGATGTATCAGAATGCTTTTGATTTGCATGGCTATAATGGGGATGAAAGCAAAGAGCTCCCATTAGCCGCTACCTATGTGATTGGGTCGAATGCTAAGATCGAGTATGCCTTCCTAGATGCAGAATACCGAAATCGGGCCGAACCTTCAGAAATTTTAACTGTGCTGGAAAGAATTCAAGCCTAA
- a CDS encoding alpha-hydroxy acid oxidase — protein sequence MSYEKVAARLMNDYPGIYDLEVKAKKRLPYVAWEYLQTGTGYEQAIERNRRRLENISLRPRFMRGKLNIDLTTELFGKKYAAPFGVAPVGLTGMMWPKAEQILARMAQKMKVPFCLSTVATQIPEAVGKYSGDMGWFQLYPPKAADLRDSLLKRARDNGFHALVLTADVPAPSRRERTKRAGLKTPPKITPQFIWQGITHPAWSIATVLNGLPRLRTVESYSDSKDLAVVEEFVRFKFRGDLDWEYVKAVRDRWDGPMLLKGLLHPEDARQAVSIGVDGIGVSNHGGRQFDGAPAPIDILPEMVEAVEGKVKVIYDSGIRSGLDMIRAFALGADFVLCGRAYMYGVAALGKYGGEHTTTILMDDLKNNMAQLGIERIAEARDINVIKEYP from the coding sequence ATGAGCTATGAAAAAGTAGCAGCAAGGCTAATGAATGATTATCCAGGTATATATGACCTGGAAGTAAAGGCAAAAAAACGCCTGCCTTATGTCGCATGGGAATATCTACAGACAGGCACAGGCTATGAGCAGGCAATAGAACGCAATCGCCGAAGATTGGAGAATATTAGCCTCCGCCCGAGATTTATGCGGGGTAAACTTAATATCGACTTAACTACTGAACTATTCGGGAAGAAATATGCCGCTCCATTTGGTGTCGCTCCGGTGGGACTTACAGGTATGATGTGGCCCAAAGCCGAACAGATCCTGGCTCGCATGGCTCAGAAAATGAAAGTTCCTTTCTGTTTGAGTACTGTAGCGACTCAAATTCCAGAAGCTGTTGGGAAATACTCGGGAGATATGGGCTGGTTTCAACTCTATCCTCCCAAAGCAGCAGACCTGAGAGATAGTCTTCTGAAAAGAGCCAGGGATAATGGATTTCATGCTCTTGTCCTTACTGCGGACGTTCCTGCCCCCAGCCGAAGAGAAAGAACCAAAAGGGCAGGACTTAAAACGCCTCCTAAAATTACGCCTCAGTTTATCTGGCAGGGAATCACTCATCCTGCCTGGTCCATTGCAACCGTCTTAAACGGTCTCCCTCGATTGAGAACTGTTGAATCTTATAGCGATTCCAAAGACCTGGCCGTGGTAGAGGAATTTGTTCGCTTTAAATTTCGGGGAGATTTGGATTGGGAATATGTAAAAGCTGTGCGAGATCGCTGGGACGGGCCGATGCTGCTTAAAGGACTCTTGCATCCGGAAGATGCCAGACAGGCAGTAAGCATTGGAGTAGACGGAATCGGAGTTTCCAATCATGGAGGAAGACAATTTGATGGAGCTCCAGCACCAATTGATATTTTGCCGGAAATGGTAGAAGCCGTTGAAGGGAAAGTGAAAGTGATTTACGATAGTGGTATTCGCTCTGGCCTGGATATGATTCGTGCATTTGCTTTGGGAGCAGACTTTGTATTGTGCGGAAGGGCTTATATGTATGGGGTAGCTGCTTTGGGTAAATATGGAGGAGAACATACTACCACTATCCTCATGGATGACTTGAAAAATAATATGGCCCAATTGGGGATAGAGCGCATAGCCGAAGCACGGGATATTAACGTGATCAAGGAATATCCCTGA
- a CDS encoding DUF2490 domain-containing protein, which translates to MKTLRILACSIALWIPFSSHAQVDEDQLGAWYMFFWNTTINESPWGFQGDIQHRNWNIIGDLQQLMLRGGLTYKPKDANVKFTLGYAYIGGGEFGESTTITGENRIYQEALLPQKVGKRFLLTHRFRYEQRFIEGREDMATRWRYNLFLNIPFKGETLGKGIWYLALYNEIFLNGEKKDLGNGRMVEIFGVNRTYGAIGVGVADNSRIQFGYMQQTTNSISKGQLQLSLHQKF; encoded by the coding sequence ATGAAGACCCTACGTATACTCGCATGTTCAATCGCACTTTGGATTCCATTTAGTTCTCATGCCCAGGTTGATGAGGATCAGCTTGGTGCCTGGTATATGTTTTTTTGGAACACGACCATCAATGAAAGTCCCTGGGGATTTCAAGGAGATATTCAACATCGGAATTGGAATATCATTGGCGATTTGCAGCAATTGATGTTACGGGGAGGATTGACCTACAAGCCGAAAGATGCCAATGTGAAATTTACTTTGGGGTATGCCTATATTGGAGGGGGTGAATTTGGAGAAAGTACAACTATTACGGGTGAAAACAGGATTTATCAGGAAGCCTTACTCCCTCAGAAAGTGGGTAAACGTTTTTTGCTAACTCATAGATTCCGCTACGAACAAAGATTTATTGAAGGACGTGAAGATATGGCTACTCGTTGGCGGTATAATCTATTTTTGAATATTCCCTTCAAAGGGGAAACTTTGGGGAAAGGCATTTGGTATTTGGCCCTCTATAATGAGATTTTCCTTAATGGAGAAAAGAAAGACCTGGGTAATGGTAGAATGGTAGAGATATTTGGGGTAAACCGTACGTATGGAGCGATAGGAGTAGGAGTAGCAGATAATTCCCGAATCCAGTTTGGCTATATGCAGCAGACCACCAATTCTATCAGCAAAGGCCAACTCCAATTGAGCTTGCATCAGAAATTTTAA
- a CDS encoding Crp/Fnr family transcriptional regulator — MEFIRDFFSAISPLSDKTWKEIRPLFQHRKLVPQEYFVEENSYARELAFLGKGCVRAFFTNAAGKEYNKQFFVGPSLIGAYTSLLTGEKNLIPQQALTSCDIWAAEYQKLEKHFDDFHDLERLARKIAEHYFLEKERKELEMALKDATQRYAIFQANFPGLEQEIPQYHIASYLSISPTQLSRIRANLSKGS; from the coding sequence ATGGAGTTCATTCGGGACTTTTTCTCGGCTATCTCCCCTCTTTCTGACAAAACCTGGAAAGAGATAAGACCTTTGTTTCAGCATCGAAAATTAGTTCCCCAGGAATACTTTGTTGAAGAGAATAGCTATGCACGCGAATTGGCTTTTTTGGGTAAAGGCTGCGTGCGGGCATTTTTCACCAATGCAGCAGGCAAAGAATATAACAAGCAATTCTTTGTTGGCCCAAGTTTGATCGGAGCCTATACCTCTTTATTGACTGGGGAAAAGAACCTCATTCCTCAACAGGCATTGACAAGCTGTGATATCTGGGCAGCTGAATATCAGAAGCTGGAAAAACACTTTGATGATTTCCATGATTTGGAGCGGCTAGCTCGAAAGATAGCCGAGCATTATTTTTTGGAGAAAGAGCGTAAGGAATTGGAAATGGCTTTGAAAGATGCTACTCAGCGTTATGCCATTTTTCAGGCAAATTTCCCTGGACTGGAGCAGGAAATCCCCCAATATCATATCGCTTCCTATTTGAGTATCTCCCCTACCCAACTTAGTCGCATTCGTGCAAATCTTAGTAAAGGAAGTTAA
- a CDS encoding DNA/RNA non-specific endonuclease, which translates to MSHTFRSILILLFFSTSLQAQNLDQEIRTYENELFQIENRKKELGLKLEALKLKRIQKDLHELGNPALKDGEELIVHQAFSLVYSEEHEQAKWVAHILLPDVIKGNVPRSNDFREDPKVKTGTAVEKDYFLKYPKGDGEFEYDGFGYDRGHLAPSADFRWSEIALSESYFYSNMSPQVPEFNRGTWAELESIIRGYMYKHPKTQLYIVSGPVLTPGLPKIERSINKLSIPKFYFKVVLDLDNQKAIGFLMPNKEIDKPIETMAVPIDQIEKITGLDFFASLPDNLESTLEAQDRAKDWLPDSQQDDVLPLDAESLPPHHFNTLTAKNFAEYGDPTKINICGTVVSTKLTSNGHIFLNLDKKFPKQIFTATIWKDNRVNFSYEPHLELEGKCICVEGTVRLSRGTPTMELKGEENVKFWQER; encoded by the coding sequence ATGAGCCATACGTTTCGGTCCATCCTTATCCTCCTTTTTTTTAGCACTTCCCTTCAGGCCCAGAATCTGGATCAGGAAATTCGCACATATGAAAATGAGCTTTTTCAGATAGAAAACAGAAAGAAGGAACTGGGGCTAAAACTTGAAGCGCTCAAACTCAAACGCATTCAAAAAGACCTGCATGAGCTTGGAAATCCCGCTTTGAAAGATGGGGAAGAGTTGATTGTACATCAAGCCTTTAGCCTGGTGTATAGCGAAGAACATGAACAGGCCAAATGGGTTGCTCATATTTTGCTTCCGGATGTCATCAAGGGCAATGTTCCCCGTAGCAATGACTTTCGCGAAGATCCCAAAGTGAAAACGGGCACAGCAGTCGAAAAAGACTATTTTCTCAAATATCCCAAAGGTGATGGAGAATTTGAATATGATGGTTTTGGCTATGATAGAGGACATTTGGCCCCCTCAGCAGATTTTCGTTGGTCAGAAATAGCCCTCTCCGAATCCTATTTTTACTCAAACATGAGCCCTCAGGTCCCAGAATTCAATCGTGGTACCTGGGCAGAACTGGAATCAATCATCCGGGGCTATATGTACAAGCACCCAAAAACTCAATTGTACATCGTCTCGGGTCCTGTTTTGACTCCCGGCCTTCCCAAAATCGAACGCAGCATCAATAAGCTCAGCATTCCCAAGTTCTACTTCAAGGTAGTGCTCGACCTCGATAATCAAAAAGCCATCGGATTCCTTATGCCGAACAAGGAGATCGATAAGCCTATCGAGACCATGGCCGTTCCCATTGATCAGATTGAGAAAATCACCGGCCTGGATTTCTTCGCCAGTTTGCCCGATAATTTAGAAAGCACACTTGAAGCTCAGGATAGGGCCAAAGATTGGTTGCCCGATTCGCAGCAGGACGATGTTTTGCCTTTGGATGCAGAGTCTTTACCTCCTCACCATTTTAACACCCTTACCGCCAAAAATTTTGCAGAATATGGCGATCCAACCAAGATCAATATCTGCGGAACCGTCGTTAGCACAAAGCTTACCAGCAATGGGCATATTTTCCTCAATCTGGACAAGAAATTCCCCAAGCAGATTTTTACTGCTACCATCTGGAAAGACAATCGCGTCAATTTTTCCTATGAGCCACATTTAGAGTTAGAGGGTAAATGTATTTGTGTAGAGGGTACCGTGCGTTTGTCCAGAGGAACTCCAACCATGGAATTGAAGGGCGAGGAGAATGTGAAGTTTTGGCAGGAGCGTTAA